In Octopus bimaculoides isolate UCB-OBI-ISO-001 chromosome 28, ASM119413v2, whole genome shotgun sequence, the following are encoded in one genomic region:
- the LOC106868516 gene encoding zinc finger protein ZFP2 — MSKELGKSQHCCEICGTSYPRRSELVKHIRVHTGEKPFHCDICGRSFTQNGSLSKHKHIHTGEKPYHCDICGKSFSAKANLTIHKRVHTGEKPFHCVICGKSFSDCRILRRHKRIHTGERPYHCDICGKAFSGINNLTTHKRIHTREKPYTCDICGTSFSDSRILRRHKRIHTGERPYHCDICGKSFSRINNLTTHKRIHTGEKPYACDICGKSFTANSTLIQHKRIHTGEKPYNCDICGLSFSRNSALTKHKLIHTGEKLYHCDF; from the coding sequence ATGTCAAAAGAATTAGGAAAATCACAACATtgttgtgaaatctgtggtacaTCATATCCTAGACGTAGTGAGTTGGTTAAACACATTcgtgttcatacaggtgagaagccatttcactgtgacatctgtgggagATCATTCACTCAGAACGGTAGCTtaagtaaacacaaacatatccacacaggagagaaaccatatcactgtgatatctgtggtaaatcattctccgcAAAAGCTAACTTAACcatacacaaacgtgttcatacaggagagaagccatttcactgtgttatctgtggtaaatcattctctgactgCAGAATCTTAAgaagacacaaacgtattcacacaggagagagaccgtatcactgtgatatctgtggcaaggCATTCTCTGGAATTAATAActtgactacacacaaacgtattcatacaaggGAAAAACCATAtacttgtgatatctgtggcacaTCATTCTCTGATTCCAGAATCTTAAgaagacacaaacgtattcacacaggagagagaccgtatcactgtgatatctgtggtaaatcattctctagaattAATAActtgactacacacaaacgtattcatacaggggaaaaaccatatgcttgtgatatctgcggtaaatcattcactgCAAATAGTACCTTAAttcaacacaaacgtattcatacaggagagaagccatataactgtgatatctgtggcctctcattctctcgaaatagtgccttaactaaacacaagcttatacatacaggagagaaactatATCACTGTGATTTTTGA
- the LOC128251127 gene encoding zinc finger protein 665-like — MSKELGKSQHWCEICGKSFPKSRELIRHIRVHTGEKPFHCDICGKSFSENSVLTRHRRLHTGEKPCHCDICGKSFCHNSDLAKHTRIHTGEKPFHCIICGKAFTENSVLTRHKRIHTGENLFHCIICGKSFSQNSDLTKHTRIHTGEKPFHCDICGKAFTENSHLRRHKRIHTGKRPHHCDICGKSFSENSDLTKHIRIHTGEKPYHCEICGKSFSENSDLTKHIRIHTGEKPFKCNICDKTFIENKQLSRHMLIHTGENPFHCIICGKSFTVGSELAVHKRIHTGEKPYRXXXXIRIHTGEKPYHCEICGKSFSENSDLTKHIRIHTGEKPFKCNICDKTFIENKQLSRHMLIHTGENPFHCIICGKSFTVGSELAVHKRIHTGEKPYRCDICGKAFSSSRVLKRHRRIHTGESPYQCDVCNKAFSGISNLTTHKRIHTGEKPYNCDVCCKSFSDISNLTKHKRIHTRQRQYHCDICGKSFSAKGNLTTHKRIHTGEKPYNRDIW, encoded by the coding sequence ATGTCAAAAGAATTAGGAAAATCACAACATTggtgtgaaatctgtggtaaatcattccctaaAAGTCGTGAGTTGATAAGACACATTcgtgttcatacaggtgagaagccatttcactgtgatatctgtggtaaatcattctctgaaaatagtGTGTTAACTAGACACAGACgtcttcatacaggagagaaaccatgtcattgcgatatctgtggtaaatcattctgtcaTAACAGTGACTTAGCTAAacatacacgtattcatacaggagagaagccatttcactgtatTATCTGTGGCAAGGCTTTCACTGAAAATAGTGtgttaactagacacaaacgtattcatacaggagagaatcTATTTCACTGcattatctgtggtaaatcattctctcaaaacagtgacttaactaaacacacacgtattcatacaggagagaaaccatttcactgtgatatctgtggtaaggcATTCACTGAGAATAGTCACTTAAGAAGACACAAGCGTATTCACACAGGAAAGAgaccacatcactgtgatatctgtggtaaatcattctctgaaaacagtgacttaactaaacacatacgtattcatacaggagagaaaccatatcactgtgagatctgtggtaaatcattctctgaaaacagtgacttaactaaacacatacgtattcatacaggagagaagccatttaaATGTAATATCTGTGACAAGACATTCATTGAGAATAAACAGTTAAGCAGACACATgcttattcatacaggagagaatccATTTCACTGtattatctgtggtaaatcattcactgtaGGTAGTGAATTAGcagttcacaaacgtattcatacaggagagaagccatatcgttNNNNNNNNNNcatacgtattcatacaggagagaaaccatatcactgtgagatctgtggtaaatcattctctgaaaacagtgacttaactaaacacatacgtattcatacaggagagaagccatttaaATGTAATATCTGTGACAAGACATTCATTGAGAATAAACAGTTAAGCAGACACATgcttattcatacaggagagaatccATTTCACTGtattatctgtggtaaatcattcactgtaGGTAGTGAATTAGcagttcacaaacgtattcatacaggagagaagccatatcgttgCGATATCTGTGGCAAAGCATTCTCTAGCAGTAGAGTCTTAAAaagacacagacgtattcatacaggcgaGAGCCCATATCAGTGTGATGTCTGTAACAAAGCATTCTCTGGAATTAGTAActtgactacacacaaacgtattcatacaggggaaaagccATACAATTGTGATGTCTgttgtaaatcattctctgacatctctaacttaactaaacacaaacgtattcatacgagACAGAGacaatatcactgtgatatctgtggcaagtCATTCTCTGCAAAAGGTAACTTAACcacacacaagcgtattcatacaggggaaaaaccatataATCGTGATATCTGGTAA